In Paludisphaera rhizosphaerae, the sequence GGATGCTCACCCACCCGAGCCGTGCGCGGGCCATGGACATGCTGATGGACTGCGGCCTGATGGCTGCGGTGCTGCCGCCGCTCGTCCGGGCGAAGGGGCTCTTCCAGGGCAAGCCGATGCAGCCCGAGGGGGACCTTTGGGACCACCTCCTGCTGACGCTCTCGCTGCTCCCCCACGACGCGAGCTTCCCCCTCGCATTGGCCGGCCTGCTGCACGACGTCGGCAAGCCGTTCTCGAAGCAGGTCCAGGAGGGAGGGCGGGTCAGCTATCACAATCACGAGTCCGTCGGCGGTCGGATCGCGGACGACATGGCGCGTCGGCTGAAGCTCTCCAACGCCGAGCGCGAACGCCTCGCATGGCTGGTGACGTTCCACCAGTACCTCGGCGAGGCCGAACGCCTGCGCGAGTCCAAGCTCAAGCGGATGCTCGCCAGCCCCGGCGTCGACGAACTGCTGGCGCTCCACCGCGCCGACGCCCTGGCGACGGTCGGCAACGCCCGCCACGTCGACTATTGCGAATACTACCTCGAACACCAGCCCGCCGGCCCGATCAACCCCCCCCCGCTCCTCACCGGCCACGACCTCGTCCGCCACGGCCTCAAGCCCGGCGAACACTTCGCCACGATCCTCGAAGCCGTCCGAGAAGCTCAACTCGAATCGCGCATCCACAACAAACGCGAGGCCCTGGAACTCGTCGACCGGGAACTGACCACGATGTAAAGAGTGATCCCCGCCCCTCACGAGACGCCTGTCGGTCGTCCATGGCCCGCGATCGGAGTCTCCTGGATATGGACGCGAACCATGTTCGATGTCGCTGGGTGAATCGCCTCGTAAGGCGATGGAGCGTCCGGGGTCTGCTCGTTTTCGTCGCACTTACGGCCAGCGTCCTGGGCTGGGTCGTCAACAGCGCCCACATTCAGCGCAACGCCGTACATGTCATCGAGACAGCCGGTGGAACCGTCGGGTACGACATCGAGTATCACGGACGACCACCAGACCCCGATGCGCAGGAACTGAGTCTCCCTGCCTGGCTGCTCGACCAGCTCGACCCGGACTATGTGGGACATCCGACCTATCTGGAAGCGTGGGATTCCAACTTCGGCGATCGGGAGACGGCCGCCGCCGGCGACCTCGACCGTCTCCAATCGATTCGGTTGAGCGAACCATCGGTGTCGGACGAGGGACTGGCACCTCTGGCGAACTTGGATGTACTGCTCGACCTAGAGCTGCGTTACGCCAGGATCGGTGATCAGGGGCTTGTTCGGCTCTCGGGATTGAAAAGCCTCCAGGGACTGAGCCTGTTCGGAACCTTGGTTACCGACGAAGGGCTCCGCCATCTTTCGCGTCTGAGCGAACTCCGATCTCTCGGTCTCGGTGAAACCAAAATCACGGATGCGGGACTCGTCCACCTGCGTCCCCTGTCAAAGTTATCGGGTCTCTATTTGGACAACACCCGGATCACGGATGCGGGCCTCGTCCATCTGCGTCCCCTTTCGAGTCTCACGACTCTCAGCTTGCAAGACACGCACGTCTCAGATAGAGGGTTGATCCATCTCAAAAACCTGCGGAATCTCGTCTACCTGCATCTTGCTGGTACGAGGGTCACCGACACGGGCCTGCCCTATCTGTGCGACCTGTCGAGGCTTGAGGTCCTCACTCTAAATTGCAGCCAGATCTCCAACGCCGGGTTGGAGACTCTTCAGAGATGTCCCTCCCTGAAGAGAGTCCAGATCTGGAACGCCCCCGAGTGCGACGGAGCCGATCGTCACAAATACACGCACGAAGCCGCTGGGGCCTTCCGCCGAACAGGCTCGAACGTCTTCCTTCAGCTTCATTGACCTCATGTGCCTCGCCGCCCGAAGTCTTCGGATCAGAGAACGCCGACGGATTCTTCCTGTCGGCGCCCAAGGTGTCGGAGGTAGACCCTGGGATCGTCAGTCGCCATCGATCGGAGCGCTGCTGAGCTGATAGACGTAGGCGTCGACAATCGTGCCGTCCTGGCGTCTGGCCGACGTCAGGACGCGCTCGTACCCCGGCCCCTCGAACTCATCGAGACGGCCCCAATGCTGCGGAAGGCTCTCGGAGGCGAAGCGAAGGCCCGAGACCTCCTCGCCCTCCGGCTCCAGGACGATTCCAGGATAACCGGCCGCTGCCCCCCAGCCCTCCGGATACAGCCTGCCTCGAACCGTCGCCGGCTCCCATTCGCCGGGAATCGGCGCGAGGATGTGTTCGTTGGGCCTGCCGGGGGCCAGGGTGCCGTAGACAAAAAGTCGATGGGTCATGCTACCTTCAGGTCGGATTGGAACGCTCTTCCTCAGTCCACTCAAGTTCAGTCGCCCAGATCCTCGGTCTCGGAGGGTTCGGCGACGTAATCCGGCGACTTGCGTTCGGCCTGACGTATTCGCTCCCAGGTCTTCAGCGCATTCGGTTCGCCGGCCGCATTCAGGATGGCTCGACAGAACGCCTTATACGACTCCCCCGTCGTGCATCCCGCCCGATCGATGACATGGTATTCGCCGTTCCTCACGCCTTCGATCACGATCACATCGCCGTCCCCGATCCCTCGGCCTTCCTTGACCGACACGGGAGCCTTCCAGAACTTCGTCTTCTCAAGTGAATCGACGATTCGCCTCCCCTCGTCGAACTTCAGCTTCAATTCCTTGTCGAGTCGCAACCGCGCCTCGGTCGCCTGCGGCGGCTTGTCATGACTCTTGACGTTCAAAACGACGTCATCCCCGGAACGGGTGAGGCGAAGGCTCATCGGATGCTCGTTCGCCGCGATCCACAAGAACCTGTAACTGACCACCGTCCGGTTCTCCCGCGACAGTTTCCAGAGCGACGGCTCCTTCAACGCTCGAAGATTGATCGTCGTCAATTCATCAATCAAATTGTTGAGACCCTCGACTTTGGGCGCGAAGATCAACGGGGGGAAATACGCATCCTGCGCCACGGAACGATCCACGACCATGAGACTCGCGACGATCAGAGCTGTCGTGAAAGCCGCCCGCATTCCGACCCTCTCGGCCCTCATGGTCGGACTCCCATCTCATAACCCAGACGCCCCCCTCCGCTTCAGCCTGTTGCAATCCTAGCAATCGCACGCCCTCACTGGAATCGCTGCACCTCGTCCGGCCCCGGAGTCGCGTAAGCCGGGTCGAGGGCGCGGATGGAGACTTCGTCGTCGGGGAGGAGTTTCACGTCCAGGGGGACGATCGTCACGCCCTGTTCGTTGATGGTCTGGGCGTTGTCGCGGAGGTCGCGGGTTTCGATGCCCTCGCGGGGGAGCGGCGGGACGTTGCCGTTGAAGAAGGCCGTACACCACCAATGGCCGTCGCGGTCCCGGAAGGGGGTGCCGTGGCCCAGGAAGCGGCCGGCGAACTTCCGGGGGCCGTAGGGGCCGGTGATCTTGTCGGCCGTGCAGTAGTAGAGGTTGTACGAGCCTCTGCGGCCGCGATCTGTCGACCAGGCCGTGCCGAGGTGGACGTACTTCGGGCCGACCTTGATCATCGTCGCCCCCTCGTGGCCGATCCGGCTGATCGGCGTTCCCTGGGGGCCAGGGCGGCTGCCGGCGGGGTCGATCCGGACGGGGTCAGCCGTGTAGTGCGTGAAGTCCTTGCTGAGCGGCGCAATGAGGGTGTTCAGCCAGAGCAAATACCAGGTGCCGTCGTCGTCCTTGAACAGCGAGGGGTCGTGGCGCTCGCCCAGGGTTCGGCCCATCGGATGAGTCCATGGCCCCTTTAGCTCGGGCCCGTTCGTGAGTGCGAGGCTCGCCAGGGCGGCCGGGCAATGGACGAGGGCCCAGCGGTCGCCCAGCCAATGGACCTCGGGCGCCCAGATGAAGGGCTCGACCGGCTTCTTGCCGGCCTCGCGGACGTGGAACGAATCCGCCAGCGTGTAGGGCGTCCCCAGCGACTCCCACTGAATGAGGTCGCGGCTGCGGTAAAGGCGTACCTGATCGCCGACGATGCTCGCCTTCCCAAGGCCGATGTTGTAGGGGTCGGCCGCCTCGCGAGGATCGCCCTCGTTCGGCTGGGTGCCTGTCAGGTAATAGAAGTCGTCGGGGCCGAGCGTGATGTAAGGATCGCGGATCCAGCCGGCCTTGATGTGGAGGGCCCGATCGCGGCTCTTCAACCCGGCGCGGATCGTCTCGGCGTCCATCACCGGTTGCGGCCGGCGGTCGGTCTTCTCGACCTGGAATTGAGGGTTGGTCTCGACCACCTGCGCGGGGCTGGAGACGGTCGTCGCGATCACGAACGCACAGCCAAGAACGAATCGAACGGGCCTGAACACGAGCCGTCCTCCGAGGTTGGGTCCGCTTGCCGCCGCTCGGGCGAAGTCTAAGATGGAGGGACCACGACCGCGAGCCCAGGGAGCCCGCCATGTATCGAGTGACCCGCCAGATCGAATTCTGCTACGGCCACCGCCTGCTTGAATACGCAGGCAAGTGCCGGCACCTCCACGGCCACAACGGGCTCGCCGTGGTGACGCTGGAGGGGAAGGAGCTCGACGCTCAGGGGATGCTCGTCGACTTCGGCGAGATCAAACGGAAGCTCCAGCGCTGGATCGACGAGGAGCTGGACCACAACATGATCCTCCGCCGCGACGACCCGATCCTCCCCCTGCTCCAGGAGCGCGGGGAACGCGTCTTCGTGATGGACGTCAATCCCACGGCGGAGAACATCGCCCGGCTGATCTACGACCAGGGAAAGGCCGCCGGCCTGCCGATCGTCGAGGTCGTGCTGTGGGAAACCCCCAACTGCTTCGCCACTTACACCGGCGCGGGCGAGGTTTGAGCCCTCGCCCGGTTCGGCTTCGTCCAGCTTGCCTCAGTGCCCGCCCGCATGGCCGTGGCCGTCGTCGACCTTCTTCTCGGGGAGAGCGGCCGTCTTCGGCTTATAGGGATAGAGGACGTCCTCAATCCACCACTCGTACGCGTTCTTGTTCTCAGGCACCATCCCCTTGATGACGGCGAGAGCATAGTCGTCGTGGGGCTCCTGGTGCTCGTGCTTGTGCTCGGCCTCCCCCTCCTTGGCCGCTTCGCCCTCCTTGTGCTCGTCCTTGATCTCGCCGACGTGCACGTCGAAGAGGGCGAGGGCGACGAGGGTCAGGTCCTCACGCTCGAGCTTCTCGATCGAGTTGAACTTGATGGTGCTCTCCGGCGAGCCGTGCAGATCCTGAGACAACTTGCGGAGAGCGCCGTACTTCATGTCCATCATCGGCGCTTCCGAGGCCTGGGACTGCATCTGCTTGAGGTTATCCTCGGGCGTGACGTTGGCGCGCTGTTGCGGAAGCAGACCGATCCAGTAGAGCTCGGCCAGCGAGCCGGATTTCAGCCGTTCGCCGTACTCGACGGCAAAGGCGGCGGCCTGGCGCTTCGCCAGGAAATGCTGTACGGCCGAGATCGTGAAGATCGACAACCCGAAGATCAGCCCCATCGCCATCGCCGCGCGGGCGAGCCCCTGCCCTGTGAGGACGTCCGACCGTTTTTGGATCGACCGGTCCGCCAGGAAACCCAGCACGACGGCGACCGCGGCGCAGAGGTAGAAGGCCCAGTGGGTGAAACTCAGAGCGCCCAGAAGGCCGAAGAGGACCGCAACAACGGCAAGGCTGCTGACGGCCCGGTAGGTCGGGATCTCGTTCTCGATGGCCGACCTGCGAAGCATCTTGAGGTCGGATTCGTCGGGTCGGGTAGACTCGTGCTCGATGGCCACTTTGAGGAAGCTCCTGGAGCGCCCGACCCGGACGACGATGAGTCGATGCGACGATGTCGAAAACGGAAGCGAAAAGCCGGCGCGCAGGATGTCCGGGTTATGGGCGTGCGTCGTGCCATCGAGGCTAATCGCTGCGGTGCCGAGCGTCAAGGATCACCGCAGCGCCAGACCGGCCAGGGGCCCACTCCCCGACGCCAGGGCCCAGGTCGCAAAGGCGAGCCCGACCCAGAACAGCCCCAGAGCCCAACCGGTCACATTCGTCCACGACCAGTCGCGCCCCGCCAGTCCGGAGCGAAGCCCTGCGAGAAGCACCGCCAGAATGATCAGGCCCATCGCACGAGGGCCAAGAGGCGTCGCCCAGTCGATCGACCGGAAATCCCCCCGGACGACGCACTCCAGGTTGAAAATCCAGATCAGGAGCCCGCCCGTCATCCAGATCAGCTCCCCCAGGCTCCCCGCCGCCTTGCCGGAACGGGCCAGGATGACCGGGCCGACCAGCGCCAGACAGCCGGCGACCGTCGCCAGTGAGGAGAGCAGCCGGACGGGCGGCCAGGCCAGCATCCCTCGATGGACGAGCATCGCGAGCGCCCATCCCAGGGCTCCGACGACGAGGAGCGCGGTGACGAGGGGATGCGCGCCGGCACCCGATGGAGAACCGCCGTTGTTGCGTTTTGGAGGCATGAGGGCGTCGAGGGAGTCTTCTCGGGGATGGAATCGAGGGTCGGGCTCGCGACGACGGCCGAGCCGGAAGCGACGAACCTCGACTTCATCCTTTTTCGGCCTCAACGCCCGAGGCTCGTGAGCTCGATCGACGACCCGACGAGCGGTTTCGACGCCCTCGTCGGCGCCTCCGTCGCGATCAGTGCAAAGCGGCGATCGGGCCGTCCGGTTGAGCGGCCGAGGTCGGTTCGGCGGCCGGAACGGGGACGGGCTCGGCCAGGTCGTCGGCCAGCTCGTCAGGACGGGGGTTGAGCACGACCTGCTCCCCTTCTTCAAGCCCCTGGGAGACCTCCAGGAGGTCAAGGGTCGCCTGGCCGACGGCCACCCGACGTTTCTCCAGGCTCCCACCGTCACCGCGAACGACGTAGCAGTAATCGCCGTCCTGCTCGGTCGCCACCGCCTCGACGGGAACGGCCAGGACGTTGCTCTTGGGAGGCATGGTCAGGTCGACTCGCGCAGTCATTCCCGGCATCAACTCGCGGCCGGCTCCCTGGTCGAGCCTCACAATGCTCTCGAAATAGCGAACGTCGGAGCGGTCGTCGAAAACGGGAAGGGGCGAGACCGAGGTCACGCGGCCGGTGACCGATACGTCCGGGGCCCCCTCGAAGGCGATCCGGGCCCTCATCCCTCGCTTCACCCGATCGACCACCGACTCGTGCAGCATCGCCACGACCTCCATCTGCGAGAGATCGGGCAAATAGAAGAGGTCCTGCTTCTGGTGCACTGACATCCCCGGCTCGATCACGATCCCGCGGCGGGCGTCGCTAGCGTAGATCAGGTAGCCGTCGTGCGGGGCCCGAATGGTGCAAAGCTCAACCTGCTTTTCCAGCTTCGCAAGACGGTCGAGGTTCCGGGCCAGCCGCGTGTCCTGATAGCGAAGGTTGGCCTCCTTGGCCAGCATCGCCCCCTCAAGCTGCTTGATGACCTTGGACGCCGTGAAGCGTTCGAAGAGGGTGAGAGCGCCCTTGGCCCTGTCGAGCGCCACCTGGGCCTTGGCGTTCGTCTGGGTTTCCGTCTTCAGGACGCTGGCGGCGACGTAGCCCTTGGCGTTCATCTTGGTCGCCCAGTCGAGCCGGTCCTTGCTGCGGCTCAACTCGGACTCAGCCAGGGCGATCAGACGCTGATGATCCTTGACCGTCTCGGCCATCAGGCCGTTGCGGTATTCGTTGATGGCCAACCTGGCCACATCCAGCTCAAGCTCGCCCTGGTGGTGATCGGCCCGAGAGCGTTCGACGGTCATCCGTTGCTGGCGAAGGAGTTCCTCGTAGCTCGAGGAATCGAGAGTCGCCAGGACGTCCCCCTTCTTCACCCGGCTGCCGTCGGGGACGACGGTCAGCAGCGTCGACGCTCCGCCGGCGGAGAGGGCGCGGCCCATCACGCCGATGCTGATACTCTCAAGTTCGCATTCGACGACCGTCCGCTTGGAGCTTTCCAACCGGCCGGGAGTCGTCAACGACCCCTCCAGAACGGTTCGGCTCACCGGCGCGAACTGATACTTCACCGTGAGGTCTCGCGGGCGACCAGCGCCCGGCAGGCGATATCCCGCAGCGTACGCCCAGATCGAACCGGCCGCGACGGTCGCCGCGATCAGGCCGAGAGACGTGGAGACTCTCTTTGAGGCGGGCATCGGGTGACTCCTCTTCCATCGCATGTTCAGGCCGCACGTCGCAAAGGGGGGCGGGGCGACGCGCTTCAGTCGGCGGGGGTCGAGGACGACGGCTTAAGGGCCCTCGTCCGGGGGGAAGCGGTCGAGGGGATTCCGGCTTCGGAATCCACCATCGACTTCAGAATGTATCGGATCCCGACCGCCTTACCAAGAGTTCGCTCCTCAAGACGTTCGGCGATCCTTCACGTCGTTTGACTATCTTCATCTTACCCACGATTGTAAAACAAAAATCTTACAGACGCAAGCCCAACGCAACGACCAGTACGCTCGCGCCGATTGCAGCGGGTTCCCTTGAGGGATTGACCTCCAGGGCCATAATGGAAGGAATACGGCGCGCCGTCGGCGAGCCGGGAGTGATATCCAACCGGGGTCGGCAACTTGAGCGCAGCGGCGACGGGCATCGAAGCGGGCGTGGCGGTCGGGACGGGAACCGTTGCGGGGGCGCTCGCGCGGGTGAAGCCCGAGCTGCTGGCGCCGGCCGGCGACCGCGAATGCGTCCGCGCGGCCGTGGCCAACGGGGCCGACGCGATCTACTTCGGACTGAAGCGGCACAACGCCCGAATCCGAGCCTCCAACTTCGACGGGCTGGACCTCTCGGAAACGATGGCCTTCCTGCGACGCCACGGCGTCCGGGGCTACGTCACGCTCAACACCCTGATCTTTCCCAAGGAGCTGGCGGACGTGGAGGCGACCCTCCGCGAGTTGAACGACGCCGGCGTCGACGCTGTGATCGTTCAGGACCTCGGCCTGACCCGGCTGATCCGCGCGGTCGCTCCCAATCTGGAAATCCACGGCTCAACCCAGATGTCCATCACCAGCGAGGAGGGCGTCCGCCTGGCCGCCGAGCTGGGATGCTCGCGGGTGATCCTGGCGCGAGAGCTGTCGCTGGACGAGGTCCGCCGGGTCCGCGCGGAATCGACGATTCCGGTAGAGGTCTTCGTCCACGGGGCCCTCTGCGTCGCCTACTCGGGTCAATGCCTGACCAGCGAGGCCCTCGGCGGTCGTTCCGCGAATCGCGGCGAGTGCGCCCAGGCCTGCCGAATGCCCTACCAGATCGTCTGCGACGGCGAGGACGTCGATCTCGGGAAGACCCAGTACCTCCTCAGTCCGCAGGACCTCGCCGCCTACGATCTGGTCCCGGATCTGATCGGAGCGGGGGTCGCCAGCCTGAAGATCGAGGGCCGGCTCAAATCGCCCGAGTACGTGGCCAACATCACCCGCCACTATCGAAGGGCGATCGACGAGGCCTGGGAGGGCCGCACCGTCGCCTTCACGCCTCGCGAGGTCGAGGACATGGAAATGTCCTTCTCCCGAGGCTTCAGCCACGGTTTCCTCGACGGAGTCGACCACAAGATCCTGGTGCGCGGGGATTACGCCAAGAAGCGTGGGGTTCTTCTCGGCGAGATCCACGGCCTCGCCCGCGCGGGGGTCCACCTGAAAGCCGTCACCGGGATCAAGCCCGGGGACGGCCTGGTCTTTGACGGCGACGAGGCGATGGGCGTCCCCGAGCAAGGGGGCCGCGTCTATGAGGTCGTCCCGATCGCCGGCCGACCGGACCTCGTCGAGCTTCGCTTCGGCCGAGGCGACATGGATTTTTCCCGCCTGCACCCGGGCCAGCGGGCCTGGAAGACGGACGACCCCGAGTTGACCGCCCGTCTGCGGAAGACGTTCGAGGGCCCTTCGCCCCGGCAGGTGGGGCTCGCCATGAAGGTTCGCGCGGCGGTCGGCGAGCCGATCCGCGTCGAGGCCCGCACGGCGACGGGACTGGTCGCGGAGGCCCTCGGCGACGCCCCGCTCGCCGCCGCCCAATCGCGCCCGGCGGACGACGCCCTGCTCCGCGAACAACTCGGCCGCCTCGGAGGGACCGCGTATCGGCTGGATGACCTCGAAGCCGAGATCGAGGGGGCCCCGATGGTCCCCAAGAGTCTCCTCAACCAGATTCGCCGCGACCTGACCGCCCGCCTGGACGCCCTCGCCGACGCCCCCCCTCCCCGGCCGATGGCCGCCGAGCCGGTCCTCCCCGGGCTGCTGGCGCCCATCCGGGCCGAGGCCGATCGCCAGCTTCAGGAGCGTCTCGCGGACCAACCGCCGCGTCTTGTCGCCCTCTGCCGGCGGACCGACCAGATCGCCGCCGCCGCGGCCGCTGGGGCATCGGCGATCTACGCCGACTACCAGGACATCAAGGAATACAAGGACGCCGTCGCCGAGGCCCGCCGCGTCGGGCTGCCGATCCACGTCGCCAGCCCTCGAATCGAGAAGCCGGCCGAGCGGAACCTGTTCAAGGCGCTGGTGAAGTCCGGGGCCGACGGCCTCCTCGTCCGCAACGCGGGCGGGCTGGCCTTCTGCGCCGAGACGGGCGTCCCGTTCGTCGCCGATTTCTCGCTCAACGCGTCCAATCCGCTGACTGTCGCCCTCTTCCGCGAGCGCGGGGCCGAGCGCGTGGCGGCCTCGTACGACCTCGACGCCGGCCAGCTCTTCGACCTGATCGAGGCGACCCCGACCGACTGGCTGGAGGTCGTGATTCATCAGCAAATCCCGATGTTCCACATGGAGCACTGCGTCTTCTGCGCGTTCCTCTCGCCGGGGACCGACCACACCAACTGCGGCCGCCCCTGCGACCACCACGACGTCAAGCTCCGCGACCGAGTGGGCAAGGAGCACCCGCTGAAGGCGGACGTCGGCTGCCGCAACACCCTGTTCAACGCCGTCCCTCAGACGGCCGCCGAGTTCCTCCCCCGCCTGATCGCCCGGGGCGTCCGGAACCTCCGCGTGGAGTTCCTCGACGACTCCCCCGAGACCGTATCGCGGACCCTGACCCTCTACCGCGAAACGGCCGCCGGCCTCCGCGACGGCCGAACCCTCTGGCGCGAGTTGAAGGCGTCCAACCAGTACGGCGTCACCCGCGGCCCGCTGGCCGTTTTGTCATGATTGAGCCACGACGCTTAACCGCAACGGCCTTCCCCCCTCGCGGGGGAAGGTGGCCGCGAAGCGGCCGGATGAGGGGGGATCGGCGCCGGGTGAAAAAACCGCCCATCGGTTGCGCGTCCGACGGCAGTCGTCCCCCTCAACTGATCGCTTCGCGATCTGTCTTCCTCCGCGAGGGGGGAAGCCCGTCATCCTCTTTGACGCTGGTCTCAGGGGAGAAATCCCTATGACCGCCGCGCTCCTCCCCAAAACCGTCGTCCTCGTCGGAGCCGGTCCCGGCGATCCGGGGCTCATCACCGTTCGAGGAGCCGAAGCCCTCGCCCGCGCCGAGGTGGTCGTCTACGACCATCTGGCGAACGAGCGACTGCTGGACCTGGCTCCTGAGACGGCTCTTCGCATCTGCGCGGGGAAGTCGGTCGGCCACTGCACGATGACGCAGGACCAGATCAACGCCGCTCTGGCCGAGCACGCCGCCGCCGGGCGCTCGGTCGTCCGCCTCAAGGGGGGCGACCCTCTGGTCTTCGGCCGAGGTTCGGAGGAGGCGGCCTACCTTCGCGAGCGTGGGATTCCCTTCGAGATCGTCCCCGGCGTGACGGCCGGCGTGGGGGCGACGGCCTTTGCGGGGATCCCTGTAACCAGCCGGGGCGTCGCCTCAGCCGTGGCCTTCGTGACGGGCCACCAGGCCCCGGACGTGCCGAGGAAGGCCGACTCCCCCTCGCGCCTGGACTGGTCAGCCCTCGCGAAGTTCCCCGGCACGCTCGTCTTCTACATGGGCGTGACCCACCTGCCGACGATCGCCCGCACCCTGATCCAGGAGGGGAAATCGCCCGCCACGCCCGCGGCGGTCGTCGCATCCGGCTCGACCCCCGTGCAGAACGTGGTCGTCGCCGACCTGGCGACGATCGCCGAACGAGTGCAGGCCGCCGGCGTCCGCCCCCCCGCCCTGCTCGTCGTCGGCGAGGTCGTCGCCCAGCGCGAGGCGCTCGCCTGGTTCGAATCCCGCCCGTTGTTCGGGCTCCGGATCGTCGTCACAAGGCCTCGCGAGGAAGCCCTGCGTTCGGCCGCGACCCTGGAAGCGATGGGTGCCGAGGCCCTGATCGCGCCGACGGTGGAGATCCGCGCGATCGAGGATCACGGACCGCTCGACGCCGCCATCGACCGCCTCGACGACTACGACTGGCTGGTCTTCACGTCTTCCAACGGCGTGCGACGGTTCCTCGACCGGCTGCTTGAGTTGGGACGCGACCTGCGGGCCCTGGGACGGCTTCGGCTGGCGGCGATCGGCCCAACCACGGCGCAGGCGCTGGCTGCTTATCATCTCCGCGCCGACCTGATTCCGCCGTCGTTCCGATCGGAGTCGCTGGCGGAAGCCCTGGGGAAAGTCGCAGCCGGTTCGCGGATCCTGCTGGCGAGGGCTGATCGCGGGAGGGCGATCCTCAAGGACGAACTCTCGGCGGTGGCGGAAGTCGACCAGGTGGCCGTCTACCGCAACCTGGATGCGGAGAGCTTCCCTTCGGCCGTTCTGAATCGCATCGAGGCGGGGACGGTTGACTGGATTACCCTGACCAGCCCGGCGATCGCCGCGCGGCTGCACGCGATCGTCTCGCCGGAGGCCCGTCGCCGGATCGGCCGCGAGATCAATCTGGCGACGATCAGCCCGGTCACGTCATCGACCGTCAGGGAACTCGGCTGGAACGTCGCCGTCGAGGCCCCCGTCCACTCCTGGGACGGGCTGATCGAGGCTCTGGCCGCCCACGTCTCGCGGGCCGTTCCTGGAACGTGAAAGCGGCCCGCCCCCCTCTACCTTCCTGCGTCACGCCGTCATCTCAGTTCCAGGATCGTCTCGACCCCCTGCCACAGCAGGAACGCGCCGCCAAGGATGAAAAGGATGTCCATGGCGATATAACGCCCGAAAATCCCGGCCGCCAAATCCAGCGCAAAGATCAGGACGACGATCGCAGCGACTCCGATCGCTGAGTAAGTAATGACCTTCTCGGTCTCCATGACGCGACGCTCCGCTCAGGTGGGTGACGGCCCTCAACGATTACAACTTACCACAATTCCCGCGCGGAGCGAGGGGCCGTGGCCGTTCACCGCGATTCCGCTGAGGATTACGCCGAAAGCCATCCCCAACACTCCCGATTTGCTGCTCAACCTGGGACTTCATCGTCCACAGTTCTTATAGACGACGCGTCACGCGCAAAGCCGAATCGGCGACGATCCGACCGACCGCCTGCGTGTGCATAAAGCGGCCCCGGTCGATCTCACGCCGATCGCCGAGGACGTGGCCTCGACGCGCGAATCCTTGGCAAGACGGCTTCGGAAACGACAGGGAAACCCGTCATGAATCTCGTGAAATTGACCGACCGAACCCAATTCCGCGAGCCGGTTCTCGACGACAAGTCGCTCTCGTTACTCGACTTGAGTCAAATTGGGTTCGGTGATCCAGGCGCAAACGAACCCACCGCGAATCAGTCGGTGCGGATGGGGATCGAGCGGGGCTTCTGGGCGGGGGGACGAGGTAGGCGGATCGTCAGCACGCCGTGGCGTCCATCGGCGCGGGCGGCGTCGAGGTCGACCTCGCGAGTCAGATGGACGTGGCGGAGGAACGGGCCGATTCGGCCCTCGCGAGGTCGGCGCAGGGAGTCGACGGC encodes:
- a CDS encoding U32 family peptidase gives rise to the protein MSAAATGIEAGVAVGTGTVAGALARVKPELLAPAGDRECVRAAVANGADAIYFGLKRHNARIRASNFDGLDLSETMAFLRRHGVRGYVTLNTLIFPKELADVEATLRELNDAGVDAVIVQDLGLTRLIRAVAPNLEIHGSTQMSITSEEGVRLAAELGCSRVILARELSLDEVRRVRAESTIPVEVFVHGALCVAYSGQCLTSEALGGRSANRGECAQACRMPYQIVCDGEDVDLGKTQYLLSPQDLAAYDLVPDLIGAGVASLKIEGRLKSPEYVANITRHYRRAIDEAWEGRTVAFTPREVEDMEMSFSRGFSHGFLDGVDHKILVRGDYAKKRGVLLGEIHGLARAGVHLKAVTGIKPGDGLVFDGDEAMGVPEQGGRVYEVVPIAGRPDLVELRFGRGDMDFSRLHPGQRAWKTDDPELTARLRKTFEGPSPRQVGLAMKVRAAVGEPIRVEARTATGLVAEALGDAPLAAAQSRPADDALLREQLGRLGGTAYRLDDLEAEIEGAPMVPKSLLNQIRRDLTARLDALADAPPPRPMAAEPVLPGLLAPIRAEADRQLQERLADQPPRLVALCRRTDQIAAAAAAGASAIYADYQDIKEYKDAVAEARRVGLPIHVASPRIEKPAERNLFKALVKSGADGLLVRNAGGLAFCAETGVPFVADFSLNASNPLTVALFRERGAERVAASYDLDAGQLFDLIEATPTDWLEVVIHQQIPMFHMEHCVFCAFLSPGTDHTNCGRPCDHHDVKLRDRVGKEHPLKADVGCRNTLFNAVPQTAAEFLPRLIARGVRNLRVEFLDDSPETVSRTLTLYRETAAGLRDGRTLWRELKASNQYGVTRGPLAVLS
- a CDS encoding efflux RND transporter periplasmic adaptor subunit, which translates into the protein MPASKRVSTSLGLIAATVAAGSIWAYAAGYRLPGAGRPRDLTVKYQFAPVSRTVLEGSLTTPGRLESSKRTVVECELESISIGVMGRALSAGGASTLLTVVPDGSRVKKGDVLATLDSSSYEELLRQQRMTVERSRADHHQGELELDVARLAINEYRNGLMAETVKDHQRLIALAESELSRSKDRLDWATKMNAKGYVAASVLKTETQTNAKAQVALDRAKGALTLFERFTASKVIKQLEGAMLAKEANLRYQDTRLARNLDRLAKLEKQVELCTIRAPHDGYLIYASDARRGIVIEPGMSVHQKQDLFYLPDLSQMEVVAMLHESVVDRVKRGMRARIAFEGAPDVSVTGRVTSVSPLPVFDDRSDVRYFESIVRLDQGAGRELMPGMTARVDLTMPPKSNVLAVPVEAVATEQDGDYCYVVRGDGGSLEKRRVAVGQATLDLLEVSQGLEEGEQVVLNPRPDELADDLAEPVPVPAAEPTSAAQPDGPIAALH
- the cobA gene encoding uroporphyrinogen-III C-methyltransferase, whose protein sequence is MTAALLPKTVVLVGAGPGDPGLITVRGAEALARAEVVVYDHLANERLLDLAPETALRICAGKSVGHCTMTQDQINAALAEHAAAGRSVVRLKGGDPLVFGRGSEEAAYLRERGIPFEIVPGVTAGVGATAFAGIPVTSRGVASAVAFVTGHQAPDVPRKADSPSRLDWSALAKFPGTLVFYMGVTHLPTIARTLIQEGKSPATPAAVVASGSTPVQNVVVADLATIAERVQAAGVRPPALLVVGEVVAQREALAWFESRPLFGLRIVVTRPREEALRSAATLEAMGAEALIAPTVEIRAIEDHGPLDAAIDRLDDYDWLVFTSSNGVRRFLDRLLELGRDLRALGRLRLAAIGPTTAQALAAYHLRADLIPPSFRSESLAEALGKVAAGSRILLARADRGRAILKDELSAVAEVDQVAVYRNLDAESFPSAVLNRIEAGTVDWITLTSPAIAARLHAIVSPEARRRIGREINLATISPVTSSTVRELGWNVAVEAPVHSWDGLIEALAAHVSRAVPGT